Proteins co-encoded in one Govania unica genomic window:
- a CDS encoding bifunctional [glutamine synthetase] adenylyltransferase/[glutamine synthetase]-adenylyl-L-tyrosine phosphorylase — protein sequence MPITHSPPLPFNAAALKNGWEDLKSAAQDAGLHDAGLDARLGPIDSAILDAIFGNSPFLSRLAIRDVGFTLDLLTRGSRALVDELGRDLRTDVPNLTTTDQVMAALRRAKNRMALAIAVADIADLWTVEEITAALSDFAECALDLATAHLLKLAMLRGEIAPPKGVTDIASHPATPDIAAGSGYFLLGMGKLGARELNYSSDIDLIVFFDEEIVPYIGKRTAQDCYIKVTRELVRMMQELTSDGYVFRTDLKLRPDPGATPVAISVGAAEVYYQSVGLNWERAAMIKARPVAGDRAAASGFLSLIRGFVWRRHLDFAAVEDIHAIKGMIHRHHRHGDIALKGHDVKLGRGGIREVEFFCQIQQLISGGRERRLQAPRTLEALQMLRDLNKITPETEHELAAAYRFFRRVEHRLQMIRDEQTHMVPATDEGVAHIATFLGYDSVRDLETEMLDHLRTVKRHYDQLLEPDRGDNGDTLPAPSLSSIDDSSSMESQLGKFGFSDVTRIAQILAGWEFGRYRALRTPRSREILKRILPRLLMTLGESTDPDAAVTKFDEFLAKLPSGVQLLSLFQANPWLLDLMTEILGVAPALAAELAHRPLLLDAVLSPAFFNPLPDHPTLDAGLRDILYAAKDYQDILDLSRVWVNEQRFHVGVQILRGAIEAEAAGAALTRIADVLLNVMLGAVEDQFAQRYGRLPGGRLVVIGMGKLGGAELSFTSDLDMIFIYDAPEDAASDGAKSLTAPVFYTRLTQAYINALTAMTGEGRLYEVDMRLRPSGSSGPLAVSLDAFRAYQQASAWTWEHMALTRARLVAGDTNLAEATETVIRDVLTAPRDADKLLLDVADMRRRLRNEFGTSNIWSIKHCPGGIVDVEFIWQYLQLKHASAHPEIVTEQSGEAISRLAAAGLIPAPWDHDLRPAYDLLHEVQGMLRLCTGKDFTEDDAPTGLKSALAKASGDIDFAALKDRLIHSQTSVTAAYNALIETPAAALSKGQIP from the coding sequence ATGCCCATAACCCATAGCCCACCCCTGCCATTCAACGCCGCAGCGCTCAAAAACGGCTGGGAAGACCTCAAAAGCGCCGCCCAAGACGCTGGCCTACATGACGCTGGCCTAGACGCCCGGCTTGGACCAATAGACTCCGCCATCCTTGATGCCATCTTCGGCAACAGCCCGTTTCTAAGCCGTCTCGCCATACGCGACGTGGGCTTCACGCTTGATCTTCTCACGCGTGGCAGCCGGGCGCTGGTGGACGAACTTGGCCGCGACCTCCGCACCGACGTGCCGAACCTCACCACCACAGATCAGGTCATGGCCGCACTTCGCCGGGCCAAGAACCGCATGGCGCTCGCCATCGCCGTCGCCGACATTGCCGACCTTTGGACCGTCGAGGAAATCACCGCCGCCTTAAGCGATTTCGCCGAATGTGCATTGGATCTCGCCACCGCGCATCTCCTGAAACTCGCCATGCTGCGCGGGGAAATCGCGCCGCCCAAAGGCGTGACCGACATCGCAAGCCATCCCGCCACGCCGGATATTGCTGCGGGCAGCGGCTATTTCCTGCTCGGCATGGGCAAACTTGGCGCGCGTGAGCTGAATTATTCGAGCGACATAGACCTCATCGTGTTTTTCGACGAGGAAATCGTCCCCTATATCGGCAAACGCACGGCGCAGGACTGCTATATCAAAGTCACCCGCGAGCTGGTGCGCATGATGCAGGAGCTCACAAGCGACGGCTATGTGTTCCGCACCGACCTCAAACTGCGTCCCGACCCCGGCGCGACCCCGGTCGCCATTTCCGTCGGCGCGGCCGAGGTTTATTACCAAAGCGTCGGGCTCAACTGGGAACGCGCGGCCATGATCAAGGCCCGGCCGGTGGCTGGCGACCGTGCCGCCGCCTCAGGCTTCCTCAGCCTCATTCGCGGCTTTGTCTGGCGCCGTCATCTGGATTTCGCGGCGGTCGAAGATATCCATGCCATCAAGGGCATGATCCACCGCCATCACCGCCACGGCGACATCGCCCTGAAGGGCCATGACGTCAAGCTCGGGCGCGGCGGCATCCGTGAGGTCGAGTTCTTCTGCCAGATCCAGCAACTGATCTCCGGCGGCCGCGAACGCCGCCTGCAAGCCCCGCGCACCCTCGAAGCGCTCCAGATGCTGCGCGACCTCAACAAGATCACCCCCGAAACGGAACATGAGCTTGCCGCCGCCTACCGTTTTTTCCGCCGGGTCGAACATCGCCTCCAGATGATCCGCGACGAACAGACCCATATGGTCCCCGCAACCGACGAGGGCGTGGCCCATATCGCGACCTTTCTCGGCTATGACTCGGTCCGCGATCTTGAAACCGAGATGCTCGACCATCTGCGTACCGTCAAACGTCATTACGACCAATTGCTCGAACCCGACCGGGGCGACAACGGCGACACGTTACCCGCACCGTCCCTGAGCAGCATCGACGACAGCAGCTCCATGGAAAGCCAGCTTGGCAAATTCGGCTTCAGCGATGTCACCCGTATTGCCCAGATCCTCGCCGGTTGGGAATTCGGCCGTTACCGCGCGCTCCGCACCCCCCGCTCGCGGGAGATTCTGAAACGCATTCTGCCGCGTCTGCTGATGACCCTCGGCGAAAGCACCGACCCCGACGCCGCCGTCACCAAATTTGACGAATTTCTCGCCAAACTGCCATCGGGCGTGCAGCTTTTGTCATTGTTTCAGGCCAACCCCTGGCTACTGGACCTCATGACCGAAATCCTCGGCGTGGCCCCGGCGCTCGCCGCCGAACTCGCCCACCGCCCATTGTTGCTCGACGCGGTTTTAAGCCCGGCCTTTTTCAACCCACTGCCCGATCACCCGACGCTCGACGCCGGACTCCGCGATATCCTTTATGCCGCCAAGGATTATCAGGACATCCTTGATCTCAGCCGCGTCTGGGTCAATGAACAGCGCTTTCATGTGGGCGTGCAGATCCTGCGCGGCGCGATCGAGGCGGAAGCGGCAGGTGCCGCCCTCACCCGCATCGCCGATGTGTTGTTGAACGTCATGCTCGGCGCGGTCGAGGATCAATTCGCCCAACGTTATGGCCGCCTGCCCGGCGGGCGTCTGGTTGTGATCGGCATGGGCAAGCTTGGCGGGGCCGAACTTTCCTTCACCTCCGACCTCGACATGATCTTCATCTATGACGCCCCCGAGGACGCCGCCTCCGACGGTGCAAAGTCGCTCACCGCCCCGGTCTTTTACACCCGCCTGACTCAGGCCTATATCAACGCCCTCACCGCCATGACCGGCGAAGGGCGCTTATATGAAGTCGACATGCGGCTGCGCCCCTCGGGCAGCTCCGGCCCGCTCGCCGTCTCCCTCGACGCCTTCCGCGCCTATCAGCAGGCGAGCGCCTGGACCTGGGAGCATATGGCCCTGACCCGCGCCCGTTTGGTGGCCGGCGATACCAACCTGGCCGAGGCCACCGAAACCGTCATCCGCGACGTCCTGACCGCGCCCCGCGACGCTGACAAGCTGCTGCTCGACGTGGCCGACATGCGCCGACGCCTGCGCAATGAATTCGGCACCAGCAACATCTGGTCGATCAAACATTGCCCGGGCGGCATCGTCGATGTGGAATTCATCTGGCAATATCTGCAACTGAAACATGCCTCGGCCCATCCCGAAATCGTCACCGAACAAAGCGGCGAGGCCATCTCGCGACTGGCGGCGGCCGGGTTGATCCCCGCCCCCTGGGACCATGACCTCCGCCCCGCCTATGATCTCCTCCATGAAGTGCAAGGCATGTTGCGGCTCTGCACCGGCAAGGACTTCACCGAGGATGATGCCCCGACCGGCCTTAAATCCGCCTTGGCCAAAGCGAGCGGCGACATCGACTTCGCCGCCCTCAAAGACCGGCTGATCCACAGCCAGACCAGCGTCACCGCCGCCTATAACGCCCTGATCGAAACTCCGGCAGCGGCACTTTCCAAAGGACAAATCCCATGA
- a CDS encoding YhdP family protein, with translation MTDPVPPVTDQGSTEPAVATASGRHWHVLHLVMKGAWISLGLVLVLLIVLVVRIAIGPVSLGPLAPFLKAGLSDSRSDLQFEFDDGEVAWLGRKEGLKAPGQKDRLLPGFEFRLHNVRVRNAQQQVLLTVPDAALTLSTTALIAGDIAPGRIELNGLHLALDWTKGDLFAALTEGEGEGVGPVLRELLEPVKSGTTIGYLRVIGIRGADVRLHEAMTGSDWALRDAALLLQRSTTRVSMHASGALLRDGSAATPVEISSILEPEATATTMAIRFKDFNPSRFAGQSEALAKIKVADMALTGVVNLTFKRGGDAELQALTLDLAGGAGVVTLPDLYPDPLRIDGSLLRGSYAPEAGVWTIAEAKLRFAGAEIAASGTYGADDRGPALAITGSISNLPLAQLKDYWPSKYGKEAHDWVRENLTAGRASKASFKVAITPDMWDHAGGMPAEALDLRFDFDGVTAHYLRPMPPIVDGVGTARLSLHEFELKARTGSTAGVTLKDSTIRFDRIHLDGKAEARATLHMEGSVPKVLALIDNKPLGYPSAYGLKPDSVQGQSQTDLTLSFPLIKNVSLDDVKFDVKSRLDGVAIPELFTGVTLRSDHLELAVTPTNLSGKGQISLNTVPFALDWAENFLAGKGALSSTFHLKGRVAGKDWDVINLPFAEVVKGPADVDFTLRGSGPTIKRGEGRMDFTAASFGFHDIGWTKPAGIASEARFRFVKPAPDRLVVQDLTYSDPGMQASGSLTTSDARGLEKMVIDSLRAGRTMLAATVTRNPANDYDVALTAATLDGSFYINRLLHSKAVAAGAAEPEMKLPNFTLDAYAAELYALEGVQTRNVEVKARYHQERWGTSKLSGDYAKGGRFQFALADPEDARPRSFTLMSTNAGETAHGLGLLNHALGGVLTATGTMTEPGPEQVVTASIEARDFRLTKAPVLTKILTIGSLTGIRDILSGDGVTFERAIVPLTFKHGLIRVDNGRAWGAAIGVTLKGEFDIDSGQTAVGGTIVPSYTANNVLGKLPFIGNLIMGGEGKGLFAFTYNVKGSFDNPDVSVNPLAVLTPGFLRWIFEPNPKLKKPKESEAKAETDVE, from the coding sequence ATGACCGACCCCGTTCCACCCGTCACAGATCAGGGAAGCACAGAGCCCGCCGTAGCCACGGCTAGCGGGCGGCATTGGCATGTGTTGCATCTGGTGATGAAGGGGGCCTGGATCAGCCTTGGGCTGGTGCTGGTTCTGCTGATCGTGCTGGTGGTGCGGATCGCGATCGGGCCGGTGTCGCTTGGGCCTCTTGCTCCGTTCCTGAAGGCCGGGTTGAGCGACAGCCGCAGTGACTTGCAGTTTGAATTCGATGATGGCGAGGTGGCCTGGCTCGGGCGTAAGGAGGGGCTGAAGGCTCCGGGGCAGAAAGATCGCCTGCTGCCCGGATTTGAATTCCGTCTTCATAATGTGCGGGTGCGGAACGCGCAGCAGCAGGTTCTGTTGACTGTGCCGGATGCCGCTTTGACGCTGTCGACGACGGCCCTGATCGCGGGCGATATCGCGCCGGGGCGGATCGAGTTGAACGGGCTTCATCTCGCGCTTGACTGGACCAAGGGGGATTTGTTCGCGGCCCTTACCGAGGGTGAAGGCGAGGGCGTTGGCCCGGTGCTGCGGGAGCTTCTGGAGCCGGTGAAGTCCGGAACGACCATCGGTTATTTGCGCGTTATCGGCATTCGCGGCGCGGACGTGCGCCTGCATGAGGCCATGACCGGCAGCGACTGGGCGCTGCGCGATGCGGCGCTGTTGCTGCAACGGTCGACGACCCGGGTCAGCATGCATGCCTCGGGGGCGCTGTTGCGCGATGGCAGCGCGGCGACGCCGGTCGAGATCAGCAGCATCCTTGAGCCCGAGGCCACGGCGACCACCATGGCCATCCGCTTCAAGGACTTCAATCCGTCGCGCTTTGCCGGACAGTCGGAGGCTTTGGCCAAGATCAAGGTGGCCGATATGGCCTTGACCGGGGTGGTCAATCTGACCTTCAAACGCGGTGGCGACGCGGAACTTCAGGCGCTGACGCTGGATCTTGCGGGCGGCGCGGGGGTGGTGACGTTGCCGGATCTTTATCCGGATCCGCTGCGGATCGATGGCAGTTTGCTTCGGGGCAGTTATGCGCCTGAGGCGGGGGTATGGACCATCGCTGAGGCCAAGCTCCGGTTCGCTGGGGCGGAGATCGCCGCGAGTGGAACTTACGGTGCGGATGATCGCGGCCCGGCGCTTGCGATCACGGGCAGCATCAGCAATCTGCCGCTTGCGCAATTGAAGGATTACTGGCCGTCGAAATATGGCAAAGAAGCTCATGACTGGGTTCGGGAAAATCTGACCGCAGGCCGTGCGAGCAAAGCCAGCTTCAAGGTTGCGATCACCCCTGACATGTGGGACCACGCGGGCGGCATGCCGGCGGAAGCGCTGGATCTGCGCTTTGATTTCGATGGTGTCACCGCTCATTATCTGCGCCCGATGCCGCCCATCGTCGATGGCGTCGGCACGGCGCGGCTCAGTCTGCATGAGTTTGAGCTGAAGGCCAGAACCGGCAGCACGGCCGGGGTGACGCTGAAGGATTCGACGATCCGGTTCGATCGCATCCATCTTGATGGCAAGGCCGAGGCGCGGGCCACGCTCCATATGGAGGGCAGCGTTCCGAAGGTGCTGGCACTCATTGACAACAAGCCGCTTGGCTATCCGAGCGCTTATGGTCTGAAGCCTGATTCCGTGCAGGGGCAGAGCCAGACCGATCTGACGCTGAGCTTTCCGCTGATCAAGAATGTCTCACTGGATGATGTCAAATTCGATGTGAAGTCCAGGCTCGATGGCGTTGCCATCCCGGAACTTTTCACTGGCGTGACGCTTCGAAGCGATCATCTTGAGCTTGCGGTGACGCCGACGAACCTGTCGGGCAAGGGCCAGATCAGCCTGAATACTGTGCCTTTCGCGCTCGACTGGGCGGAGAATTTCCTTGCCGGGAAGGGTGCGCTGTCTAGCACGTTCCATTTGAAGGGGCGGGTTGCGGGCAAGGACTGGGACGTGATCAATCTGCCGTTCGCGGAGGTCGTCAAGGGTCCGGCCGATGTGGATTTCACCCTGCGCGGTTCCGGGCCCACGATCAAGCGCGGCGAGGGGCGGATGGATTTCACAGCCGCATCGTTCGGGTTTCACGATATCGGCTGGACCAAGCCCGCGGGCATAGCGTCCGAGGCGCGGTTCCGCTTTGTCAAACCGGCGCCGGACCGGCTGGTGGTACAGGATCTGACCTATAGCGATCCGGGCATGCAGGCGAGCGGGTCGCTCACCACATCGGACGCACGCGGGCTTGAGAAAATGGTGATCGACAGTTTGCGTGCGGGCAGGACCATGCTGGCGGCGACAGTCACACGCAATCCGGCCAATGATTATGATGTGGCGCTGACAGCGGCGACGCTGGACGGGAGTTTCTATATCAACCGGCTGTTGCATAGCAAAGCGGTGGCTGCGGGTGCGGCCGAGCCTGAGATGAAGTTACCGAACTTCACCCTTGATGCCTATGCCGCCGAACTTTATGCCCTTGAAGGCGTGCAGACCCGCAATGTGGAGGTCAAGGCCCGCTATCATCAGGAACGTTGGGGAACCTCGAAACTCAGTGGCGACTATGCTAAGGGCGGACGGTTTCAGTTTGCTCTGGCCGATCCCGAGGACGCCCGTCCGCGCAGCTTTACTCTGATGTCGACCAATGCCGGGGAGACGGCCCATGGGCTCGGGCTTCTCAATCATGCGCTGGGCGGGGTGCTGACGGCCACCGGGACCATGACCGAACCGGGGCCTGAACAGGTGGTCACGGCCTCGATCGAAGCGCGCGATTTCCGTCTGACCAAGGCTCCGGTCTTGACCAAGATCCTGACCATCGGCTCCCTGACCGGCATTCGCGATATTCTGAGCGGCGACGGGGTCACCTTTGAACGTGCCATCGTCCCCTTGACCTTCAAGCATGGCCTTATCCGCGTCGACAATGGCCGTGCCTGGGGGGCGGCCATTGGGGTGACGCTCAAGGGCGAATTCGATATCGACAGCGGTCAGACGGCGGTCGGCGGCACCATCGTGCCGTCCTATACGGCCAATAACGTGCTTGGGAAACTGCCCTTTATCGGCAATCTCATCATGGGCGGCGAGGGCAAGGGGCTGTTTGCCTTTACCTATAACGTCAAGGGCTCGTTCGATAATCCGGATGTGTCGGTCAATCCGCTCGCGGTGCTGACCCCCGGGTTCCTGCGCTGGATTTTCGAGCCCAATCCCAAGCTTAAGAAGCCGAAGGAATCTGAGGCTAAAGCAGAGACCGATGTAGAATGA
- a CDS encoding MBL fold metallo-hydrolase: protein MTVDLSRRAVLAGLAAGLVLPGKAFAGPVVPQLYLQRLTADIWMHVSWIDYGGTAFGASNGLVVRCGDRVVLVDTPCTEGYTAELLDRIRMPVAQLIITHAHSDRLGGIAVTEDRGIPSLIHELGLAKAVALGYRAPSATWNGVSHRLTIGGRGFELFFPGGAHSFDNTVVYLPDARLLFGGCMVRGAVADNPGGIEFADVCNWPRALMALEQRFPKARIVVPGHGDAGGFGLLRHTARLVAPPFQERGCV from the coding sequence ATGACCGTTGATCTCAGCCGCCGCGCCGTTCTTGCCGGATTGGCCGCCGGGCTGGTGCTGCCGGGGAAAGCCTTTGCCGGACCGGTCGTGCCGCAGCTTTATCTGCAGCGGCTCACGGCGGATATCTGGATGCATGTGAGCTGGATCGATTACGGCGGCACGGCGTTTGGGGCGTCGAACGGTTTGGTGGTGCGGTGCGGCGACCGTGTGGTGCTGGTCGATACGCCCTGTACCGAAGGCTATACGGCAGAGCTGTTAGATCGCATCCGCATGCCGGTGGCGCAGCTTATCATCACTCATGCCCATTCGGATCGCCTGGGCGGCATTGCCGTTACGGAAGATCGGGGCATTCCGTCGCTTATTCATGAGCTGGGGCTGGCCAAGGCCGTGGCGCTGGGTTACCGCGCGCCGAGTGCGACCTGGAACGGGGTCAGTCATCGCCTGACGATCGGCGGGCGCGGGTTCGAGCTGTTCTTCCCAGGCGGTGCCCATAGTTTCGATAACACGGTGGTCTATCTGCCGGACGCCCGGCTGCTGTTCGGCGGCTGCATGGTGCGCGGGGCAGTGGCCGATAATCCGGGCGGGATCGAGTTCGCCGATGTTTGCAATTGGCCACGGGCGCTCATGGCGCTTGAACAGAGATTTCCGAAGGCCCGCATCGTCGTGCCGGGGCATGGCGATGCGGGCGGGTTCGGATTGTTGCGGCATACGGCGCGGCTTGTGGCGCCGCCGTTTCAGGAACGCGGTTGCGTCTAA
- a CDS encoding MFS transporter, with amino-acid sequence MSEDAAARTADDSQRAIQNTALTVLFGLSFCHLLNDMMQSLLPALYPILKTRYDLDFGQIGLITLAFQITASLLQPLVGMATDKKPRHYSLAVGMGFTLVGILMLANADSFALLLIAAAMIGTGSSIFHPEASRVARLASGGRHGFAQSVFQVGGNAGSAIGPLIAAFVILPLGQSGAAWFALAALLGIILLFSIGNWYRAQHPPQARKRTAHTGEALPRAKVQKTIAILLTLIFSKQFYLASISSFYTFYLMDRFALSIRDAQLSLFLFLGAVAVGTIAGGPIGDRIGRRQVIWVSILGILPFTLVLPYANLFWTLALSVPIGLVLASAFPAILVYAQELLPGRVGMVAGLFFGFAFGMAGIGAGALGALADATSIEFVYRVCSFLPMIGLLAVFLPNIERARAR; translated from the coding sequence GTGAGTGAGGATGCCGCAGCACGGACAGCCGACGACAGCCAAAGAGCCATCCAGAACACCGCCCTCACGGTGCTGTTCGGACTGAGTTTCTGTCATTTGCTCAATGACATGATGCAGTCTCTGCTACCGGCACTCTATCCGATCCTGAAAACCCGTTATGACCTTGATTTCGGACAAATCGGGCTGATCACGCTGGCGTTTCAGATTACCGCCTCCCTGCTGCAACCGCTTGTGGGGATGGCGACCGATAAGAAACCCCGCCATTATTCACTGGCGGTGGGTATGGGGTTCACGCTGGTCGGGATCCTGATGCTGGCCAACGCCGATAGCTTTGCCTTGTTGCTGATAGCGGCGGCCATGATTGGCACCGGGTCGTCGATCTTCCATCCCGAAGCCTCGCGCGTGGCGCGGCTGGCGTCGGGCGGGCGGCATGGGTTTGCCCAGTCGGTGTTTCAGGTCGGCGGCAATGCAGGGTCAGCCATCGGGCCCTTGATCGCGGCCTTTGTCATCCTGCCGCTTGGCCAAAGCGGCGCCGCCTGGTTTGCGCTTGCCGCTTTGCTTGGCATTATATTGCTGTTCAGCATCGGCAACTGGTACCGCGCCCAGCACCCGCCGCAGGCCCGAAAGCGCACGGCTCACACGGGTGAAGCCCTGCCGCGCGCCAAGGTGCAAAAGACCATCGCCATTCTGCTCACGCTGATTTTCTCGAAACAGTTCTATCTCGCCAGCATTTCGAGCTTTTATACCTTTTACCTCATGGACCGTTTCGCGCTGTCGATCCGCGATGCTCAGCTCAGCCTGTTTCTGTTTCTCGGCGCCGTGGCTGTCGGCACCATTGCTGGCGGACCTATTGGCGACCGCATCGGACGCCGGCAGGTGATCTGGGTCTCCATTCTCGGCATTCTGCCATTCACGCTCGTGCTGCCTTACGCCAATCTGTTCTGGACGCTGGCCTTGTCGGTGCCGATCGGCCTCGTGCTGGCCTCGGCCTTTCCGGCCATCCTGGTCTATGCGCAGGAACTGCTGCCCGGCCGGGTCGGCATGGTGGCCGGGCTGTTCTTCGGCTTTGCCTTTGGTATGGCCGGGATCGGCGCAGGCGCGCTTGGGGCTCTGGCCGATGCCACCAGCATTGAATTCGTCTATCGGGTCTGCAGCTTCCTGCCCATGATCGGGCTTTTGGCCGTCTTCCTGCCCAATATCGAACGGGCACGGGCGCGTTAG
- the tyrS gene encoding tyrosine--tRNA ligase, whose protein sequence is MTKVKSDFLNVLIERGYLHQCTDLEGLDAAFEAGIVPAYTGFDPTGASLHVGHLLPIMLLRLYQRMGHKPIVLIGGGTSKVGDPSGKDDTRQLLTDDMIASNMASIQTIFDQFLTFGTGPTDAIMVNNAEWLDKLAYIPFLRDVGRHFSVNRMLSMDSVKLRLERDQPLSFLEFNYMILQAYDFVELNKRYGCAVQLGGSDQWGNIVSGIDLGRRLNDMSLYGLTMPLITTASGAKMGKTAKGAIWLKDDLLPSYDYWQFWRNTADADVGRFLALFTELPMDEIRRLESLGGSEINEAKKILANEATALLHGRQAATQAEDTARRTFEEGAFGGDLPTITVPRAELEAGIQLIDLLARTPLATSKGEARRLIRQGGIRVNDEKAEDELANLTLATLNADGVIKLSAGKKKHALVQVG, encoded by the coding sequence ATGACAAAGGTGAAATCAGACTTCCTGAACGTCCTGATCGAGCGCGGTTACCTGCATCAATGCACGGACCTCGAAGGACTTGACGCGGCCTTCGAAGCCGGGATCGTCCCCGCCTATACCGGCTTCGACCCGACCGGCGCGAGTCTCCATGTGGGACATCTGCTGCCGATCATGCTGCTCCGGCTTTATCAGCGCATGGGCCACAAGCCGATCGTGCTCATCGGCGGCGGCACCTCCAAGGTCGGCGACCCCTCGGGCAAGGACGACACGCGCCAGCTGCTGACCGACGACATGATCGCCAGCAACATGGCCAGCATCCAGACCATCTTCGACCAGTTCCTGACCTTTGGCACCGGCCCGACCGACGCCATTATGGTCAACAACGCCGAATGGCTCGACAAGCTCGCCTATATCCCGTTCCTGCGCGACGTGGGCCGCCATTTCTCGGTCAATCGCATGCTCAGCATGGACAGCGTCAAGCTCAGGCTTGAACGCGATCAGCCGCTGTCGTTCCTTGAATTCAATTACATGATCCTGCAGGCCTATGACTTTGTCGAACTGAACAAGCGCTATGGCTGTGCCGTGCAGCTCGGCGGCTCGGACCAGTGGGGCAATATCGTAAGCGGCATCGACCTCGGCCGCCGCCTCAATGACATGTCGCTTTACGGCCTGACCATGCCGCTGATCACCACGGCATCGGGCGCCAAAATGGGCAAGACCGCCAAAGGCGCCATCTGGCTCAAGGACGACCTGCTGCCAAGCTATGACTACTGGCAATTCTGGCGCAATACGGCGGACGCCGACGTCGGACGCTTCCTCGCGCTGTTCACCGAACTGCCCATGGACGAAATCCGCCGCCTCGAGTCCCTCGGCGGTTCGGAAATCAACGAAGCCAAAAAGATCCTGGCCAACGAAGCCACCGCGCTGTTGCACGGCCGCCAGGCCGCAACCCAGGCCGAAGACACCGCCCGCCGCACGTTTGAGGAAGGCGCCTTCGGCGGCGACCTCCCCACCATCACCGTGCCCCGCGCGGAACTCGAAGCCGGCATTCAGCTGATCGACCTCCTCGCCCGCACCCCCCTCGCCACCTCAAAAGGCGAAGCCCGCCGCCTCATCCGCCAGGGCGGCATCCGCGTCAACGACGAAAAAGCCGAAGACGAACTCGCCAACCTCACCCTGGCCACGCTAAACGCCGACGGCGTCATAAAACTAAGCGCCGGAAAAAAGAAACACGCATTGGTGCAGGTGGGATAA
- a CDS encoding anhydro-N-acetylmuramic acid kinase has translation MDRKVFTAIGLMSGTSMDGIDVALLETDGEHITRLGPAETYAYDDATRERIRDAVRLAASLPPSFKIPDALDDAGRLMADRHAAAVLKFLVTNGIDRHQVDVIGFHGQTLRHAPELGLTWQVGDAQRLADLTGIRVVADFRRADVAAGGEGAPLAPLYHAALLRSAEGLGQRRPAVWPVAVLNLGGVGNVTWVEKPENPEILAFDTGPGNALIDDWVLAGSGARCDLGGELAAAGRVDDSLLAEWMRHPYFSQNAPKSLDRDAFAQCRPEGATLEDGAATLTAFTAASVAEASRQFPQAAAEWIVCGGGRHNPALMQALRERLGVTVKPVDVYGWRGDSLEAEAFGFLAVRALYGMPLSLPSTTRVKTPQPGGRIFHVMG, from the coding sequence ATGGACCGTAAAGTTTTCACTGCCATCGGCCTGATGAGCGGCACCTCCATGGACGGCATCGATGTCGCTTTGCTGGAGACCGACGGGGAGCATATCACCCGTCTCGGGCCTGCGGAAACCTACGCTTATGACGACGCCACGCGGGAGCGTATTCGCGATGCTGTGCGTCTGGCCGCGAGCTTGCCGCCGAGTTTCAAGATTCCGGACGCGCTTGACGATGCCGGGCGGTTGATGGCTGACCGTCACGCCGCTGCAGTGCTGAAATTTCTGGTCACCAACGGCATTGATCGTCATCAGGTGGACGTGATCGGCTTTCATGGTCAGACCCTGCGCCATGCGCCGGAGCTTGGGCTGACCTGGCAGGTGGGCGATGCGCAGCGGCTGGCGGATTTGACTGGTATTCGCGTTGTGGCGGATTTCCGCCGCGCTGACGTGGCTGCGGGTGGGGAAGGGGCGCCGCTTGCGCCGCTTTATCATGCGGCTTTGCTGCGCTCGGCAGAGGGTCTCGGGCAGCGGCGGCCGGCGGTTTGGCCGGTGGCTGTGCTCAATCTCGGTGGGGTTGGCAATGTGACCTGGGTGGAAAAGCCGGAGAACCCCGAGATTCTGGCATTTGATACCGGGCCGGGCAATGCGCTGATCGATGATTGGGTGCTGGCGGGTTCGGGCGCGCGTTGCGACCTTGGCGGTGAACTTGCGGCAGCAGGGCGGGTTGATGACAGCTTGCTGGCCGAATGGATGAGACATCCCTATTTCAGCCAGAACGCCCCGAAATCCCTGGACCGCGATGCGTTCGCTCAATGCCGTCCTGAAGGAGCGACGCTTGAGGACGGGGCGGCGACTCTGACGGCGTTTACGGCGGCAAGCGTGGCGGAGGCCAGTCGGCAGTTCCCGCAGGCGGCGGCCGAGTGGATCGTCTGCGGCGGTGGGCGGCATAACCCGGCGCTGATGCAGGCGCTGCGGGAGCGGCTTGGGGTGACGGTCAAGCCGGTGGACGTCTATGGCTGGCGCGGCGATAGCCTGGAGGCGGAGGCCTTTGGGTTTCTGGCGGTTCGGGCGCTTTATGGCATGCCCTTGAGTTTACCGTCCACGACCCGGGTCAAGACGCCGCAGCCGGGCGGGCGGATTTTTCATGTGATGGGGTGA